From Hydra vulgaris chromosome 15, alternate assembly HydraT2T_AEP, one genomic window encodes:
- the LOC124807481 gene encoding uncharacterized protein LOC124807481 isoform X2, producing the protein MVRTYKKLKQGGRKSYSNSQEMKDACSSVLNKEMSINQASKHFRCDRRALSKRVNGELSVDSHPGRKTVLTSQQEKELSECLILMADWGWGFTRGEVKDLIQDFLKTNSIDTPFIDSRPSKDWLHAFLQRNPKITPRKTEHLSNSRNHAENPETIKIWFDLVEKTLKNAGIINLPSQIFNSDESGFITDPKEQIVLAKRGASRVSQSIGGSGREQITVNCACSASGHILPPYIIYKGKNLYMDWVKGGPDGAVYTTSSKGWMECPHFLEWFQSIFLMYTKHLANRPRVLIFDGHISHISSPLIDMAK; encoded by the coding sequence atggtTCGAACatacaaaaagttaaagcaGGGAGGAAGGAAATCCTACTCAAATAGCCAGGAAATGAAAGATGCCTGCAGTTCTGTTTTGAATAAAGAAATGTCAATAAACCAGGCATCCAAACATTTTAGGTGTGACAGGAGAGCTCTTTCGAAAAGAGTAAACGGTGAACTATCAGTCGACTCTCATCCAGGACGAAAAACAGTTTTGACCTCACAGCAAGAAAAAGAGCTGTCAGAATGTCTTATTTTAATGGCTGATTGGGGATGGGGTTTTACTAGAGGTGAAGTAAAAGATTTGATACaagattttcttaaaacaaacaGTATTGATACACCATTTATAGATTCTCGACCAAGTAAAGACTGGTTGCATGCTTTCTTACAACGAAATCCCAAAATTACGCCAAGAAAAACTGAACATTTAAGCAATTCAAGAAACCATGCTGAAAATCCTGAGACCATCAAAATTTGGTTTGATCTAGtcgaaaaaacattaaaaaatgcagGAATTATTAACCTTCCTAGTCAAATATTCAATTCTGATGAATCGGGGTTCATCACTGACCCAAAGGAGCAAATTGTATTAGCAAAACGAGGTGCTTCTCGAGTGTCGCAAAGCATTGGTGGGTCAGGCCGGGAGCAAATTACTGTCAATTGTGCATGTTCTGCTAGTGGGCATATATTGCCACCATATATTATCTACAAaggaaaaaatttgtatatggACTGGGTTAAAGGTGGCCCTGATGGAGCTGTTTATACTACTAGTAGTAAGGGCTGGATGGAGTGCCCTCATTTTTTAGAATGGTTTCAAAGCATATTTCTAATGTATACAAAGCATCTTGCAAACCGCCCACGTGTTCTTATATTTGATGGTCATATTTCTCATATTAGCTCCCCACTTATTGATAtggcaaaataa